A stretch of the Xiphias gladius isolate SHS-SW01 ecotype Sanya breed wild chromosome 19, ASM1685928v1, whole genome shotgun sequence genome encodes the following:
- the rilpl2 gene encoding RILP-like protein 2 yields the protein MEFGEEPSPALAFERDALELTVEDVYDISYVIGRDLLKISSTGEEVSDLQFRIVRVLEMFETLVSKYNLSLEELKMERDNLKSELDRIVSETSSGQGTQTAGPNQLVVDLTDPNRPRFTMQELKEVLQERNQLKAQLMVAQEELQLYKSGILPQAEPPMVEVDLESPAATEHSTATIHDAKEEKTTIGKLFSFRRK from the exons ATGGAGTTCGGCGAAGAGCCGTCGCCCGCTCTGGCTTTCGAGAGGGACGCGCTCGAGCTCACGGTTGAAGATGTTTATGACATTTCGTACGTGATCGGACGAGATTTGCTCAAAATAAGCAGCACGGGAGAAGAAGTGTCGGATTTGCAGTTCAGAATAGTCCGCGTTTTGGAAATGTTCGAGACTCTGGTCAGTAAGTACAACTTGTCTCTGGAGGAGCTGAAAATGGAGCGGGACAACTTGAAGAGTGAGCTGGACAGGATCGTCAGTGAGACCTCCTCCGGGCAGGGCACG CAAACAGCGGGTCCGAACCAGCTGGTGGTGGACCTGACGGACCCCAACAGACCGCGGTTCACCATGCAGGAGCTGAAGGAGGTTCTGCAGGAGAGGAACCAGCTGAAGGCTCAGCTCATGGTGGCGCAGGAGGAGCTTCAGCTGTACAAGAG TGGGATTCTGCCACAGGCCGAACCACCCATGGTGGAAGTGGATCTGGAGTCACCAGCAGCCACAGAGCACAGTACAGCCACAATACATGATgcaaaagaggagaagacaaCCATAGGCAAACT gTTTTCATTTCGGCGAAAATAA